The DNA segment GGCAATCGGCTCTGCTTGAGGCGGTTTACTTTCTGTAACCTGTTGGACAGGTTTTGTCGGTTCCGCTGCAATCGTTTTTTCTAAATCAACCGATTCTGGAAGCTTACCAACAATCGGAACCGCTTTTGTCACTTCATGATCGTCTTCCTTTTTCACCGTATAAGGTGTTTCATCCGATCGCTCTGGGTCTAGAAGTGTATATGCATCCTCTTCCATTTCCTCAGCCGTTTGATACCTTGCAGCTGGATCCTTCATTGTGGCTTTATGGATCATATTTTCTACACTTTGGGGAATCGATTGGTTGATGTTTCGAATGGATGGCATATCGTTTTGTAAATGTTTTATTGCAATAGAAACAGCTGTATCACCTGAAAAAGGTAACACTCCTGAGAGCATTTCATAAAACACGATGCCAAGAGAATAAATATCAGAACGGTAGGTAATATGACCACCACGTGCTTGCTCAGGTGATAAATAGTGAACAGAACCCATGACAGAGTTCGTATGCGTAATGGTCGCAGCTGACATCGCTCGTGCGATACCAAAATCAGCTACTTTTGCTTCACCGTCTTCACTAATTAAAATATTATGTGGTTTAATATCCCTATGCACGATTTGGTTCGCATGGGCGTGTGCCATTGCAGCTAGAATTTGTTTAAGGTAGCCTAGGGCAACTTCTACTTGAAGTGGTCCTTCTTGTTGAATTAACTCCTTTAGAGTCTGCCCCTTCACATATTCCATCACGATATAATATAAATTGCCTTCTTCTCCAACATCAAAGATATTCACAATATTTGGGTGAGCTAAGCTTGTTGCTGCTTGTGCTTCTCTTCGAAATCGTTTAATAAACTGTTCATCATCTGAGAACTGGGGCTGAAGTACTTTAACCGCCACGTGACGATCTAAAATCACATCTAGAGCTAAATAGACGTTTGCCATTCCGCCCCCACCGATGCCCTCGATAATCACATACCGGTCACTAATTCGTTGTCCTATCATGCAGATCACCCGACCTCATCAGAATCTGCAGGGAAACGTACTAGCGCAATGGAGATGTTATCTTCTCCCCCACGGTTGTTAGCTTCCTGTATACATTGCTTGGATACCGCTTCTACTGAATCGTTTGTGCTTAGGAATGATTCAATATCAGTGGTTGAAAGTTTATCGGATAATCCATCAGAGCATAGAAGTAAGTCCCAAGGTGCTTCTAATGAGAAAATCATGACATCCATTTTTATCTGAGGCTCTGTACCAAGTGCTCGTAATAGTACATTTTTTCGCGGATGATTCTCTGCTTCTTCAGATGAGATTTGACCTGTACGTCTTAGCTCTTCAACCAATGAATGATCTGATGTTTTTTGTGAAAATGATTCGTCTGTACGCAAATACGCACGGCTATCCCCGATGTGACCAATCGCAACATATTCTTCCGTACAAATCGCTGCCACAAGTGTTGTTCCCATTCCTTGACATTCTTCATGGGTGTTCGCATGATCATGAACAGCTAGGTTTATTGATGTAAATTGTTCCTTAAGCCAGTTCTCCGCTTCGTTAGCTGTGAGTGGCTGATCTAGTTCTACCCATGCCGTACTTAACAACTTGGAAGTCATCGCACTCGCTACATCTCCCGCAAGGTGACCTCCCATACCATCTGCAACAAACGCAAGAAGTCCTGCGTCTGTTTGGTAAATTCCACCTGAATCCTCATTATGAGACCTAACTTGTCCAACATCTGATAAGAAAATATAATCTAAACTGTTACTCATTCATCCACCTCTTTTCATGAGCTTCGTTGTTTCTTTATGCGTTTCTTTTTAGAGCTGTAATAAAAAATCCATCTGAATGATGATCCTGAGGAAGAACGGTGATCATTCCATCCGTAAAACGGTCTGAATCAAGAGCACTAGGCAATCGATCTTTTAAGCTTGCATCCAGTGAGAACTGAGGATTTTCTGCTAAGAATGCTTTTACTGTTTCTTCATTTTCATCCTTGTCCACTGTACACGTACTATAAACAAGTAAACCTCCAACACTTACACACGTACTAGCTGCTTGCAAAATATCTTTTTGGATGGAAGCAATCTGATGAACGTCTTTTTCTGATTTAGCCCACTTAATATCAGGCTTCCGCTTTAATACACCGAATCCCGTACAAGGCGCATCTACAAGTACTCTGTCATATCGTTCCGTGTGGTCTACAAGCTTTCTTGCATCAAGCGCCTGCGCTTCAATAATCGACAACTCTAATCGACTGGCTTGCTGCTTGATAAGCTTCACCTTTTGCGGATGCAGATCAAGAGCCAAGACGTGGCCCTGGTTGTTCATTCTCTCAGCAAGGTGAGTGGTTTTTCCTCCAGGGGCAGCACACGTATCCAGTACCTTCATTCCTTCTTCTGGAGCAAGCGCTCGTGCTACCAGCATAGAGCTTTCATCTTGAGCTGTCATCAATCCACTTAAGTAAGCAGCTGATTCAAATACAGCCCCTTTTACGATGATGATTCCGTCCTCAGTAAGTTCTGCAGGTCTTGCCTCTATTCCTTCTTCTGCAAGTTGATCAAGTAATGCTTCCCTCGACGTCTTCACCACGTTTACTCGCATACTGACAGGGGCAGGCGTGAGGTTTTCCATACACATTGCTTCTGTTTCTTCTAAACCATACTGCTCGATCCAACGTTTTAGTAACCAGCTTGGGTGGCTTGTTTGAATCGATAAACGCTCAACCGGATCTTTAATGGCATCAAATGATGGACGCTCGGTGCGTTGGAAACTTCTAAGAACACCATTAACCATTCCACTAATCCCTTTGTGCCCTAAGCTTTTTGCGATCGTTACTGCTTCATGAACAACTGCACGCTCAGGTACACGATCTAAGTAAACCATTTGGTAGACAGATAGCCGAAGCAGGACCAAAACCCACGTATCTAGTTTTGCTAAATCTTTTTTTATCAACGGTTTGATATAGTAATCTAGCGTTAGCTTACGCTGGATTGTTCCGTATACAATCTCTGTTAAGAGGGCAGAATCACGTCGATCCAACCCTGCTTTCTTTCTCGTTTCATTTAAGAGCAAATGGCTATATGCTTGATTTTTTTCAATCTTAAGTAGTACATCTAATGCTGATTCACGAACTGTTTTTCCCATGCTATTCTCCTACCTTTGTTCCTAAAGCCACTTTTTGGCCGACACCGCGATAGAAGGATGCTGCATCCATTCGTTTTTTACCGGCTGGCTGTAATTCTGTGATTTTAATCATTTGTTTATCTCCAGTGGAAATAAATAAGCCTTCGTCGTTAAGCCTAACAACGACACCCGACGTGCTCTCAGTTGACTCTTCATCTACGATTTCTGCCTTCCAAACTTTTAGATTCTGACCCTCAAGTGTTGTATAAGCGACCGGCCATGGGCATAGACCTCGAATCTGGTTGTACAGATCTTTTGCACTTTTTGACCAATCAAGCTTTTCCATGTCGCGTGAGATGTTTCTTGCAAATGTTGCTTTTTCGTCATCTTGTTTGATGGGTGTTATCTCGTTATTGAGTAATTGTTTAATCGTACGAATTAAAAGCGGCGCACCGATCTCGCTAAGCTTATCATGAAGGGTACCAACATTATCATCGTCTGAAATCGTCACAGATTCCTGACTAAGGATATCCCCGGCATCAAGCTTTTGAGCCATATACATAATCGTGATGCCTGTTTCTTTCTCACCATCGATAATGGCTTGGTGAATTGGTGCTCCCCCACGGTATTTTGGAAGAAGGGAAGCATGTACATTTAAACATTTATATTTCGGTACATCTAAAAGCTCTTGTGGCAAAATTTGACCGAATGCTGCTGTAACAATTAAGTCAGGCTCAAGATCAGCTACAGTCTGCCACTCATTTTTTATCTTCTCAGGTTGAAGCACCGGTAGTCCTAGCTCTTCCGCCTTCACCTTCACCGGTGGAGGCGTTAACGTTTTTTTGCGACCAACTGGACGATCTGGCTGTGTCACAACAGCTTTTACTGGATATGTGGAATGAAGTGCCTGAAGAACAGGCACCGCAAAGTCTGGCGTTCCCATAAATACGATATTCATAAACTAATTCACACTGCCTTTCACCCTACATAAAAAAGTAAGGATGCATATCTAAACTGATTTGTAATTGACCTTGTGTTGTATCGCGCATATAATGCTGCAAAATTTGTTGCAATGCTTCGATCAGCTTAGGTTCATTTTTGTATTTTATCATGCATTGATAGCGATATCTATCTTTTATCCGGGCGATCGGAGACACCACCGGGCCTAGGATCACTGTTTCTTGACTCAGCGTTCGCTTCAGAAAATCTGCAATCTTTTGTGATTTCTCAATTACATTCGGTAGGTCAGGATCTGAGATCGTAACAAGTGCCATAAAGCGGTACGGAGGGTATTCTCCCACCTTGCGTTGAAGCATTTCGGTTTGATAAAACGTTTCATAATCATGTGTTTTTACTAGTTGAATACTATAATGCTCCGGAGTATATGATTGAAGCAACACTTCCCCCGGTCGTTCATGCCTGCCTGCACGCCCGCTCACCTGCTCCATGAGTTGAAATGTTCGTTCAGCCGAACGAAAGTCTGGAATATGAAGCATCGTATCTGCAGCCAGCACACCTACTAATGTAATATTCGGGAAATCTAGCCCCTTTGCAATCATTTGTGTACCAAGAAGAATATCAGCCTCGCCTCTTCCAAATGAATCGAGTAGCTGCTGATGAGAACCCTTTGTTCTGGTTGTGTCGACATCCATCCGAATGACTCGTGCTTCAGGTA comes from the Alkalihalobacillus sp. FSL W8-0930 genome and includes:
- the fmt gene encoding methionyl-tRNA formyltransferase; protein product: MNIVFMGTPDFAVPVLQALHSTYPVKAVVTQPDRPVGRKKTLTPPPVKVKAEELGLPVLQPEKIKNEWQTVADLEPDLIVTAAFGQILPQELLDVPKYKCLNVHASLLPKYRGGAPIHQAIIDGEKETGITIMYMAQKLDAGDILSQESVTISDDDNVGTLHDKLSEIGAPLLIRTIKQLLNNEITPIKQDDEKATFARNISRDMEKLDWSKSAKDLYNQIRGLCPWPVAYTTLEGQNLKVWKAEIVDEESTESTSGVVVRLNDEGLFISTGDKQMIKITELQPAGKKRMDAASFYRGVGQKVALGTKVGE
- a CDS encoding Stp1/IreP family PP2C-type Ser/Thr phosphatase gives rise to the protein MSNSLDYIFLSDVGQVRSHNEDSGGIYQTDAGLLAFVADGMGGHLAGDVASAMTSKLLSTAWVELDQPLTANEAENWLKEQFTSINLAVHDHANTHEECQGMGTTLVAAICTEEYVAIGHIGDSRAYLRTDESFSQKTSDHSLVEELRRTGQISSEEAENHPRKNVLLRALGTEPQIKMDVMIFSLEAPWDLLLCSDGLSDKLSTTDIESFLSTNDSVEAVSKQCIQEANNRGGEDNISIALVRFPADSDEVG
- the rsmB gene encoding 16S rRNA (cytosine(967)-C(5))-methyltransferase RsmB, with product MGKTVRESALDVLLKIEKNQAYSHLLLNETRKKAGLDRRDSALLTEIVYGTIQRKLTLDYYIKPLIKKDLAKLDTWVLVLLRLSVYQMVYLDRVPERAVVHEAVTIAKSLGHKGISGMVNGVLRSFQRTERPSFDAIKDPVERLSIQTSHPSWLLKRWIEQYGLEETEAMCMENLTPAPVSMRVNVVKTSREALLDQLAEEGIEARPAELTEDGIIIVKGAVFESAAYLSGLMTAQDESSMLVARALAPEEGMKVLDTCAAPGGKTTHLAERMNNQGHVLALDLHPQKVKLIKQQASRLELSIIEAQALDARKLVDHTERYDRVLVDAPCTGFGVLKRKPDIKWAKSEKDVHQIASIQKDILQAASTCVSVGGLLVYSTCTVDKDENEETVKAFLAENPQFSLDASLKDRLPSALDSDRFTDGMITVLPQDHHSDGFFITALKRNA